Proteins from one Planctomyces sp. SH-PL62 genomic window:
- a CDS encoding TPR end-of-group domain-containing protein encodes MGGSNDWMGDSTGDRPTPETSTRRVREQSQRDFEIEFLGGILERDPYLVEVLRVHANNLAAKGLYTRALQLDRRLVRLLPEDAIAWYNLACSYAMMGMIDPAFAGLQRSLELGYQCQERLRHDPDLKTLRRDPRFQRLIRRFEFIL; translated from the coding sequence ATGGGTGGATCGAACGACTGGATGGGGGATTCCACCGGAGATCGGCCGACTCCTGAGACCTCGACGCGAAGGGTGCGCGAGCAATCCCAGCGCGATTTTGAAATCGAGTTCCTCGGCGGCATCCTGGAACGCGACCCGTACCTCGTCGAAGTCCTCCGCGTGCACGCCAACAACCTCGCGGCCAAGGGGTTGTACACTCGCGCGTTGCAGCTCGACCGCAGGCTCGTCCGGCTCCTCCCCGAAGATGCAATCGCCTGGTACAACCTGGCGTGCAGCTACGCGATGATGGGCATGATCGATCCCGCCTTCGCTGGCCTGCAACGGTCCCTGGAGCTGGGCTACCAGTGCCAGGAGCGGCTGCGGCACGACCCCGACCTGAAGACGCTCCGCCGCGATCCTCGCTTCCAGCGGTTGATCCGCCGCTTCGAGTTCATCCTCTGA
- a CDS encoding purine-nucleoside phosphorylase: MTHHDWEHVQEAAKAVRASWQGSPRIGLVLGTGLGALAREIESPVAIPYPKIPHFPRSTVEGHAGQLVCGTLAGHPVMAMEGRFHLYEGYSAAQVTFPIRVMKEMGCELLVVSNACGGLNPQFRKGDLMVIEDHINLLGLNPLIGPNDDRLGPRFPDMSGPYDEGLQDLALRVALEANVVAHRGVYVAVTGPNLETRAEYRFLRAIGADVVGMSTIPEVLVAVHAGIKVLGFSIVTDMCLPDALEPARIEDIIAVANQAEAKLRTIVRGVLERWPG; encoded by the coding sequence ATGACCCATCACGATTGGGAGCACGTCCAGGAGGCCGCGAAGGCCGTCCGGGCGTCCTGGCAAGGAAGCCCGCGAATCGGCCTGGTGCTGGGCACCGGCCTGGGAGCCCTGGCCCGCGAGATCGAGTCGCCGGTCGCGATCCCATACCCCAAGATCCCCCACTTCCCGCGCTCCACGGTCGAGGGCCACGCCGGCCAGCTCGTCTGCGGGACCCTCGCCGGCCATCCCGTGATGGCGATGGAAGGGCGGTTCCACCTGTACGAGGGCTACTCCGCCGCCCAGGTGACGTTCCCGATCCGCGTGATGAAGGAGATGGGCTGCGAGTTGCTCGTGGTCTCCAACGCCTGCGGCGGCCTGAACCCCCAGTTCCGCAAGGGGGACCTCATGGTCATCGAAGACCACATCAACCTGCTGGGCCTCAACCCACTCATCGGCCCCAACGACGACCGCCTCGGCCCCCGCTTCCCGGATATGAGCGGGCCCTACGACGAGGGGCTGCAGGATCTGGCCCTCCGCGTGGCCCTTGAAGCGAACGTCGTCGCCCATCGGGGCGTCTACGTGGCGGTGACGGGCCCGAACCTGGAGACCCGGGCCGAGTACCGATTCCTCCGCGCCATCGGGGCCGACGTCGTCGGCATGTCCACGATCCCCGAGGTCCTGGTCGCCGTCCACGCCGGGATCAAGGTCCTGGGCTTCTCGATCGTCACCGACATGTGCCTGCCCGACGCGCTGGAGCCGGCGCGGATCGAGGACATCATCGCCGTCGCCAACCAGGCCGAAGCCAAGCTCCGCACCATCGTCCGGGGCGTCCTCGAACGCTGGCCGGGCTGA
- the ileS gene encoding isoleucine--tRNA ligase, which translates to MSTNAKPYKETLNLPATGFEMKANLPAREPKMQESWREQDLYGQLRRARKEAPRRVLHDGPPYANGDIHMGTALNKMLKDFVVRSLSMRGFDSPYVPGWDTHGLPIEHKVMKDLGSKAASLSRAEIRELCRVEAMKWVDVQRAQFRRLGVLGDWDDPYLTLDHRYEAGIVDVLADLLDGGYVFRQLKPIHWCTSDQTALAEAELEYRDSTSPSIYVNFPMVAGVPDAWLQADGSKAEDWRAMIWTTTPWTLPANVAIAVHPDLTYAGVRYTDPESGRTVRTILGADLVARVMELKRVADFVEVGRCKGRELEHAEYRHPFVQRVSPIVLATYVSVDDGTGLVHTAPGHGGEDYLTGRAYQLPVLSPVDPAGKFTDEAPEWLVGLHVLAGNPKVVAHLKESGDLYVETPLTHSYPHCWRCKKPVIFRATEQWFVGVDRNDLRGRTLEEIKNVKWYPEWGQSRIEAMVSLRPDWCISRQRSWGVPIPALGCTACNAQLLTAETARHFRDLFRKEGADAWFGKPVEEILPPGAKCPQCGGTSFRKEGDILDVWFESGSSHRAVLAGGGGFELGFPAHMYLEGSDQHRGWFQSSILTAVGTTGKAPFESILTHGFVVDDKGRKMAKSEGNAIPAVKATEQHGADVLRLMVSSMDYADDIRISERSIKEASEAYRKIRNTFRYLLGNLEDYAGFDPTTVDLATLHEIDHWALGQLNQVIRDALAAYERFEFYRVYSRIYQFFSVELSSFYLDVLKDRLYAEEPLGPDRRAAQFVLSKLHDVLTRLLAPILPHTAEESWGYLPHGQGFPASVHLATFPEPDPRWDDHERDARWDVLSEARDAILRALEGLRKDKTIGSAQEASVVITVPTADLPLLQADRDLLATICLVSEVEVREAEGAPAAGADRFAVSASRSSYGKCERCWNYRPSVGRAAEHPTLCERCVRVVTAQAEKGPAR; encoded by the coding sequence ATGTCCACGAACGCCAAGCCGTATAAAGAGACCTTGAACCTGCCCGCCACCGGGTTCGAGATGAAGGCCAACCTGCCCGCCCGCGAGCCGAAGATGCAGGAGAGCTGGCGCGAGCAGGACCTCTACGGCCAGCTCCGCCGCGCCCGCAAGGAGGCCCCCCGCCGCGTGCTCCACGACGGCCCGCCGTACGCCAACGGCGACATCCACATGGGGACGGCCCTCAACAAGATGCTCAAGGACTTCGTCGTCCGCTCGCTCTCGATGCGCGGCTTCGACAGCCCTTACGTCCCCGGCTGGGACACCCACGGCCTGCCGATCGAGCACAAGGTCATGAAGGACCTGGGCTCGAAGGCCGCGTCCCTCAGCCGCGCCGAGATCCGCGAGCTCTGCCGCGTCGAGGCCATGAAGTGGGTCGACGTCCAGCGCGCGCAGTTCCGCCGCCTGGGAGTGCTCGGCGACTGGGACGATCCCTACCTGACCCTCGACCACCGCTACGAGGCCGGGATCGTCGACGTCCTGGCCGACCTCCTCGACGGCGGCTACGTCTTCCGCCAGCTCAAGCCGATCCACTGGTGCACCTCCGACCAGACCGCGCTGGCCGAGGCCGAGCTGGAGTACCGCGACTCGACCTCGCCCAGCATCTACGTCAACTTCCCGATGGTCGCCGGCGTCCCCGACGCCTGGCTCCAGGCCGACGGCTCGAAGGCCGAGGACTGGCGGGCGATGATCTGGACGACGACCCCCTGGACCCTCCCGGCCAACGTCGCCATCGCCGTCCACCCCGACCTGACCTACGCCGGCGTCCGCTACACCGACCCCGAGTCCGGCCGGACCGTCCGCACGATCCTGGGGGCGGACCTCGTCGCCAGGGTCATGGAGCTGAAGAGGGTCGCCGACTTCGTCGAGGTCGGCCGCTGCAAGGGTCGCGAGCTGGAGCACGCGGAGTACCGCCACCCGTTCGTGCAGCGGGTCTCGCCGATCGTGCTGGCGACCTACGTCAGCGTCGACGACGGCACCGGGCTGGTCCACACCGCCCCCGGCCACGGCGGCGAGGACTACCTGACCGGGCGCGCCTATCAACTCCCGGTCCTGAGCCCGGTCGACCCGGCGGGCAAGTTCACCGACGAGGCCCCCGAATGGCTCGTCGGCCTCCACGTCCTGGCGGGCAATCCCAAGGTCGTCGCTCATCTCAAGGAGTCGGGCGACCTCTACGTCGAGACGCCGCTGACGCACAGCTACCCCCATTGCTGGCGCTGCAAGAAGCCGGTCATCTTCCGGGCGACCGAGCAGTGGTTCGTCGGCGTGGACCGCAACGACCTTCGCGGGCGGACGTTGGAGGAGATCAAGAACGTCAAGTGGTATCCCGAGTGGGGCCAGTCGCGGATCGAGGCGATGGTGTCGCTCCGGCCGGACTGGTGCATCAGCCGCCAGCGGTCGTGGGGCGTGCCGATCCCGGCCCTGGGCTGCACCGCCTGCAACGCCCAGCTCCTCACCGCCGAGACCGCCCGCCATTTCCGCGACCTCTTCCGCAAGGAAGGGGCCGACGCCTGGTTCGGCAAGCCCGTCGAGGAGATCCTCCCCCCCGGCGCGAAGTGCCCCCAATGCGGCGGGACCAGCTTCCGCAAGGAAGGGGACATCCTGGACGTCTGGTTCGAATCCGGATCCAGCCACCGGGCCGTGCTGGCCGGGGGCGGGGGCTTCGAACTGGGCTTCCCCGCGCACATGTACCTGGAGGGCTCCGACCAGCATCGCGGCTGGTTCCAGTCGTCGATCCTGACGGCGGTCGGGACCACGGGGAAGGCCCCGTTCGAGAGCATCCTGACCCACGGGTTCGTCGTCGACGACAAGGGCCGGAAGATGGCCAAGTCCGAGGGCAACGCCATCCCCGCCGTCAAGGCGACCGAGCAGCACGGCGCCGACGTCCTCCGGCTCATGGTCTCCAGCATGGACTACGCCGACGACATCCGGATCAGCGAACGCTCGATCAAGGAAGCGTCCGAGGCGTATCGCAAGATCCGCAACACGTTCCGCTACCTCCTGGGGAACCTGGAGGACTACGCCGGGTTCGACCCGACGACCGTCGACCTGGCGACCCTCCACGAGATCGACCACTGGGCCCTCGGCCAGCTCAACCAGGTGATCCGCGACGCCCTCGCCGCCTATGAGCGGTTCGAGTTCTACCGGGTCTATTCGCGGATCTACCAGTTCTTCTCGGTGGAGCTGTCGAGCTTCTACCTCGACGTGCTGAAGGACCGGCTCTACGCCGAGGAGCCCCTGGGCCCCGACCGCCGCGCCGCGCAGTTCGTCCTGTCCAAGCTGCACGACGTCCTGACCCGGCTGCTGGCGCCGATCCTCCCGCACACGGCCGAGGAATCCTGGGGCTACCTGCCGCACGGCCAGGGCTTCCCGGCGAGCGTCCACCTGGCGACGTTCCCCGAGCCCGACCCCCGCTGGGACGACCACGAGCGCGACGCGCGCTGGGACGTCCTCAGCGAGGCCCGCGACGCCATCCTCCGGGCGCTCGAAGGGCTTCGCAAGGACAAGACGATCGGCAGCGCCCAGGAGGCGTCCGTGGTGATCACGGTCCCGACGGCCGACCTGCCGCTCCTCCAGGCCGACCGCGACCTGCTGGCGACCATCTGCCTGGTCTCGGAAGTCGAGGTCCGCGAGGCGGAAGGGGCCCCGGCGGCCGGCGCCGATCGGTTCGCGGTGTCGGCCTCGCGCTCGTCGTACGGCAAGTGCGAGCGTTGCTGGAACTACCGGCCGAGCGTCGGCCGGGCCGCCGAACACCCGACGCTCTGCGAGCGCTGCGTCCGCGTCGTGACGGCCCAGGCCGAGAAGGGCCCGGCCCGATGA
- the purN gene encoding phosphoribosylglycinamide formyltransferase — protein sequence MTSTPSGPPRRPISPIRLGVCVSGGGTTLQNLLDRIEAGTLDARVVQVVASRGGIAAIARAEKVGLPVAVADSARQRTDLEAFSASVFDPIRESGADLVLLAGFLALVKIPDDFKGRVVNIHPGLIPSFCGKGYYGDRVHQAALDYGVKISGCTVHFASDEYDEGPIILQKTVPVLEGDDARALAARVFEAEREALPEAVALYASGRLRIEGRRVRIVSPGDEPDV from the coding sequence ATGACCTCGACGCCGAGCGGCCCCCCGCGCCGGCCGATCTCGCCGATCCGGCTGGGGGTCTGCGTCTCCGGGGGCGGCACCACGCTCCAGAACCTGCTCGACCGGATCGAAGCCGGGACGCTCGACGCCCGGGTCGTCCAGGTCGTCGCCAGCCGCGGCGGGATCGCCGCGATCGCCAGGGCCGAGAAGGTCGGGCTCCCCGTCGCCGTCGCCGACTCGGCCAGGCAACGGACCGACCTCGAAGCCTTCAGCGCGTCGGTCTTCGATCCGATCCGGGAGAGCGGGGCGGACCTCGTCCTGCTCGCCGGATTCCTCGCCCTGGTCAAGATCCCCGACGACTTCAAGGGGAGGGTCGTCAACATCCACCCCGGCCTGATCCCGTCGTTCTGCGGCAAGGGCTACTATGGCGATCGCGTCCACCAGGCCGCTCTCGACTACGGCGTGAAGATCAGCGGCTGCACCGTCCACTTCGCCAGCGACGAGTACGACGAAGGCCCGATCATCCTCCAGAAGACCGTCCCCGTGCTGGAAGGCGACGACGCCCGCGCCCTGGCCGCCCGCGTCTTCGAGGCCGAACGCGAGGCCCTCCCCGAAGCCGTCGCCCTCTATGCCTCCGGCCGCCTTCGCATCGAAGGCCGTCGGGTGCGGATCGTCTCGCCGGGAGACGAGCCGGACGTCTGA
- a CDS encoding DUF1348 family protein — protein MNSQTPAASQGPSANAPPFTAESAARKVRAAEDAWNSRDPDRVALAYTEDSAWRNRSEFLVGRDEIRAFLARKWAKELDYRLVKALWAFTDAHIAVRFRYEWRDDSGRWYRSYGNELWEFDEKGLMRRREASINDVSIREDERTFHWPAPGPRPADHPGIPDVR, from the coding sequence ATGAACTCGCAAACGCCGGCCGCGTCCCAGGGCCCTTCGGCGAACGCGCCCCCCTTCACGGCGGAGTCGGCCGCTCGGAAAGTCCGGGCGGCCGAGGACGCCTGGAACTCGCGCGATCCCGACCGCGTGGCCCTCGCCTACACCGAGGACTCCGCGTGGCGCAACCGCTCGGAATTCCTCGTCGGTCGCGACGAGATCCGGGCCTTCCTCGCCCGCAAGTGGGCGAAGGAGCTTGACTACCGGCTGGTCAAGGCCTTGTGGGCCTTCACCGACGCCCACATCGCCGTCCGATTCCGCTACGAGTGGCGCGACGATTCGGGCCGCTGGTATCGCAGCTACGGCAACGAGCTGTGGGAGTTCGACGAGAAGGGCCTGATGCGCCGTCGCGAGGCCAGCATCAACGACGTCTCGATCCGCGAGGACGAGCGCACGTTCCACTGGCCCGCGCCCGGTCCCCGCCCGGCGGATCATCCCGGCATCCCGGACGTCCGGTGA
- a CDS encoding beta-L-arabinofuranosidase domain-containing protein — protein MKRTTLLLSLLVGLTAPSTASADRIEPLAYKTPDRLPDAARLLSPSRIKLGGWLGNRVALNEKVRLLNVDVEPLLAGYRKRPGSHPWIGEHVGKWLHAATLAWANTGDPALKAKLDKVVADLVACQEPDGYLGTYVPEKRFGLFPGADWDVWSHKYNLIGLLTYHQYTGDPAALDACRRMGDLLIATFPAKRSILEAGTHVGMAATSVLEPIVLLYRSTGDARYLDFARYLVKSWDEAGGPEILSRLTAGKGVDEVGNGKAYEMLSNLVGLCELARATGDRAYLDPVIHAWDDVVANRLYVTGSASAGEHFHEAHVLPNSVGAHIGEVCVTTTWIQLSLQLLRFTGERKYAEAIELAAYNHLAAAQHPAGDDWCYYTALEGRKQYDAHITCCHSSGPRGMALVVQAAYLTTEWEGRDAVIVETRETSEATFPVAGRDVVIDQSSEFPRSGTSTMTLRAFGPFALSIVIPKPAWSRTLRVSTKGSSSELKVLPDGSIVLSSNDWRDGTTIQVNVDLEPRAVPGGVSNPDCAALTWGPFVLAYDEARNPGGPPARAVGLTAFEKVEAVPGQDLAFRLPVVGRDPNAAPSPAVLVPFADAGSTGGAYRVWLRAPGVPLAVRDSILAYAEESRSREGNVGGSINDGDPETYVVTFDARKPKDGEDWYAVALTEPTPVRRVVFRHGRTFHDGGWFDATKGKPRVQIRRDAEGPWETIGELADYPAATATQAADLKPGQPFELKLKEPVAARGVRVVGVPASGDAPDQAFSSCAELEAFSE, from the coding sequence ATGAAGCGGACGACCCTGCTCCTCTCACTTTTGGTCGGGCTGACGGCCCCGTCGACGGCGTCGGCCGACCGGATCGAGCCCCTCGCCTACAAGACGCCCGACAGGCTGCCGGACGCGGCCCGCCTGCTCTCTCCGTCCCGCATCAAGCTGGGGGGCTGGCTGGGGAATCGGGTCGCGCTGAATGAGAAGGTCCGGCTCCTGAACGTGGACGTCGAGCCGCTGCTCGCGGGCTATCGGAAGCGGCCGGGGAGCCACCCCTGGATCGGCGAGCACGTCGGCAAGTGGCTGCACGCGGCGACCCTCGCCTGGGCGAACACCGGCGATCCCGCCCTCAAGGCGAAGCTCGACAAGGTCGTCGCCGATTTGGTCGCCTGCCAGGAGCCCGACGGCTATCTCGGCACCTACGTCCCGGAGAAGCGGTTCGGCCTCTTTCCCGGCGCCGACTGGGACGTCTGGTCGCACAAGTACAATTTGATCGGGCTGCTGACCTATCACCAGTACACCGGCGATCCCGCCGCGCTCGACGCCTGCCGGCGCATGGGCGACCTGCTGATCGCGACCTTCCCGGCGAAGCGGAGCATCCTGGAAGCCGGCACCCACGTCGGCATGGCGGCGACCAGCGTCCTGGAGCCGATCGTCCTGCTGTACCGCTCCACCGGCGACGCGCGATATCTGGACTTCGCCCGCTACCTCGTGAAGTCGTGGGACGAGGCCGGCGGGCCGGAGATCCTGTCGCGCCTCACGGCCGGCAAGGGGGTGGACGAGGTCGGCAACGGCAAGGCGTATGAGATGCTCTCGAACCTCGTCGGCCTCTGCGAGCTGGCCCGCGCGACGGGCGACCGGGCGTACCTCGACCCCGTGATCCACGCCTGGGACGACGTCGTCGCCAACCGGCTGTACGTCACCGGCTCGGCCAGCGCGGGAGAGCACTTCCACGAGGCCCACGTCCTGCCGAATTCGGTCGGCGCCCACATCGGCGAGGTCTGCGTGACGACCACCTGGATCCAGCTCTCGCTGCAACTGCTGCGGTTCACCGGCGAGCGGAAGTACGCCGAGGCGATCGAACTGGCCGCGTACAACCACCTGGCCGCGGCTCAGCATCCGGCGGGCGACGACTGGTGCTATTACACGGCCCTGGAAGGCCGGAAGCAGTACGACGCCCATATCACCTGCTGCCACTCCAGCGGGCCTCGCGGCATGGCCCTGGTCGTGCAGGCGGCCTACCTGACGACCGAGTGGGAGGGCCGCGACGCGGTGATCGTCGAGACGCGGGAGACCTCGGAGGCGACGTTCCCGGTCGCCGGCCGCGACGTCGTGATCGACCAGTCGAGCGAGTTCCCGCGATCGGGGACCTCGACGATGACGCTTCGCGCCTTCGGGCCGTTCGCCCTCTCGATCGTGATCCCGAAGCCGGCCTGGAGCCGCACGCTTCGGGTCTCGACGAAGGGCTCGTCCTCCGAGTTGAAGGTCCTGCCGGACGGCTCGATCGTGCTCTCGTCCAATGATTGGCGCGACGGCACGACGATCCAGGTCAACGTCGATTTGGAGCCGAGGGCGGTCCCCGGCGGCGTTTCCAACCCCGACTGCGCGGCGCTGACCTGGGGCCCGTTCGTCCTGGCGTACGACGAGGCCCGAAACCCCGGCGGCCCCCCCGCGAGGGCCGTCGGCCTGACGGCCTTCGAGAAGGTCGAGGCGGTCCCGGGCCAGGACCTGGCGTTCCGCCTGCCGGTCGTCGGCCGCGATCCCAACGCCGCCCCGTCCCCCGCCGTCCTCGTGCCGTTCGCCGACGCCGGCTCGACCGGCGGCGCGTATCGCGTCTGGCTCCGCGCGCCGGGCGTCCCGCTCGCCGTGCGCGACTCGATCCTCGCCTACGCCGAGGAGTCCCGCTCGCGCGAGGGGAACGTCGGCGGCTCGATCAACGACGGCGATCCGGAGACCTACGTCGTGACCTTCGACGCCCGCAAGCCGAAGGACGGCGAAGATTGGTACGCCGTCGCCCTCACCGAGCCGACCCCGGTCCGTCGCGTCGTCTTCCGGCACGGCCGAACCTTCCACGACGGCGGCTGGTTCGACGCGACGAAGGGGAAGCCGCGCGTGCAGATCCGACGCGACGCCGAGGGCCCCTGGGAGACCATCGGCGAGCTGGCCGACTACCCCGCCGCGACCGCGACCCAGGCCGCCGACCTCAAGCCCGGCCAGCCGTTCGAACTGAAGCTCAAGGAGCCCGTCGCCGCGCGAGGCGTTCGCGTCGTCGGCGTCCCCGCCTCGGGCGACGCCCCCGATCAGGCCTTCTCCTCCTGCGCGGAGCTGGAGGCGTTCTCGGAGTAA
- the bshB1 gene encoding bacillithiol biosynthesis deacetylase BshB1 — protein MLDALVVSPHPDDAELGVGGTILRLRKQGWKVGVLDLTSGEPTPLGSLEIRKAETAAANAKLGNPWRENLGLPNRSLQPDLASRRALAAVFRRVRPRLIFAPYWEDAHPDHTAATKLVEDARFWSKLSKSDIPGEPFHPARILYYFSVHLRITERPSLVLDISEELDAKVAALNCYRSQLVDNQPAGRPGVIESVCDRTRYWGHMVGVGHAEPFASREPVGLARLDSLLL, from the coding sequence ATGCTCGACGCCCTGGTCGTGTCTCCCCATCCCGACGACGCGGAACTCGGGGTCGGCGGGACGATCCTCCGACTCCGGAAGCAAGGCTGGAAGGTCGGCGTCCTCGACCTCACCAGCGGCGAGCCCACCCCGCTCGGCAGCCTGGAAATCCGGAAGGCCGAGACGGCCGCCGCGAACGCGAAGCTGGGAAACCCCTGGCGTGAGAACCTGGGCCTCCCGAACCGGAGCCTCCAGCCCGACCTGGCCAGCCGCCGGGCGCTCGCGGCGGTCTTCCGACGAGTCCGCCCCCGCCTGATCTTCGCCCCCTACTGGGAAGACGCCCACCCGGACCACACCGCGGCCACCAAGCTCGTCGAGGACGCCCGATTCTGGAGCAAGCTTTCCAAGTCCGACATCCCCGGAGAGCCGTTCCACCCCGCGCGCATCCTCTACTACTTCAGCGTCCACCTGCGAATCACCGAGCGGCCCAGCCTGGTGCTCGACATCTCCGAGGAACTCGACGCCAAGGTCGCCGCGCTGAACTGCTATCGCTCGCAGCTCGTCGACAACCAGCCGGCGGGGCGACCGGGCGTGATCGAATCGGTCTGCGACCGCACCCGATACTGGGGCCACATGGTCGGCGTCGGGCACGCCGAGCCGTTCGCCAGCCGCGAGCCCGTCGGCCTGGCGCGGCTCGACTCCCTGCTGCTCTGA